The genomic window CGACGACGACGCGCTCGACGAAGATGCCCGGCGTCACAACGCACTCGGGATCGATCTCCCCGAGCGGGACGATCTCCTCCACCTGCACGATGGCGGTCTCGGCGGCCGTGCACATGATGGGACCGAAGTTACGCGCCGTCTTGTTGTAGACGAGGTTCCCGTAGCGGTCCGCCCTCTTCGCCTTGACAAGCGCGAAGTCCGCCCGGAGACCGTACTCCATCACGTACTCCTGCCCGTCAAAGGAGCGGACCTCCTTGCCCTCCTGGAGGACCGTCCCGATGGACGAGGGCGTGTAGAACGCGGGGATTCCCGCGCCGCCCGCCCGGATGCGCTCCGCCAGCGTCCCCTGCGGGACCAGCTCGAGCTCGATCTTGCCGGCGTGGTAGAGTTCCGGGAAGACCGTCGAGTTCGCCGTTCTGGGGAAGGAACAGATCATCTTGCTGACCTGCTCGTTGCGGATCAGGGCGGCCAGACCGACCTGTCCGCTTCCCGTGTTGTTGCTCGCCACCGTGAGGTCCCGGACGCCGAGATCGATCAGAGCATGGATCAGCTCGATCGGACTGCCGGCCTCACCGAAGCCCCCGATCAGGACCGTCGCGCCGTCATGGATGTCGCGAACGGCCTCGGCGACC from Candidatus Effluviviaceae Genus V sp. includes these protein-coding regions:
- a CDS encoding 3-oxoacid CoA-transferase subunit A, coding for MNKQVESVAEAVRDIHDGATVLIGGFGEAGSPIELIHALIDLGVRDLTVASNNTGSGQVGLAALIRNEQVSKMICSFPRTANSTVFPELYHAGKIELELVPQGTLAERIRAGGAGIPAFYTPSSIGTVLQEGKEVRSFDGQEYVMEYGLRADFALVKAKRADRYGNLVYNKTARNFGPIMCTAAETAIVQVEEIVPLGEIDPECVVTPGIFVERVVVVPEPAQESALVREGRVYP